In the Triticum aestivum cultivar Chinese Spring chromosome 2B, IWGSC CS RefSeq v2.1, whole genome shotgun sequence genome, CTTTTTGAATTTCTGCGGTGGTGTGGAGTTGGAAACAAATCAGTTTCGTTCATTTTCGTTTTGCTACCGGCCCTTATTGAGTTGAGGGTGGAGTAAATGATTTCCCTGCCACCGAGGACAAGGACagtggacgagacttgcctgcttcccgcgcgtgcgcccatccgtgctcccgcgtacgtggctttatttgattgaaacaaaataaggcccggccccacccccttaaaatcaggggggaatgattagattagaaagaaaaaaaagacagccgtaggatgTAGTGGGAGCACGGATGAAAGCATGGGAAGGAAGCAGACAAGCCGGATCCAAGGACAGTGCCACTAACACACAAGCTTGCGCTTTATAGGCATCAGCTGAGCGGACTTTTCCCGTTACCATTTTGAGTGACAGTCGATCGGTTGCTGCAGCTGCCAGATCTAGCAAACCCAATTAATCCCTCGTGACCCGTTTTTGCACCATGGAGGAGCGCCCGGTGACTGTGTAGAGCAAAGATGCAAATCCAGCGACCCCTTTTTGCAACATTGAAACACACGTACAGCAGTGATGATCACAGAAGGAATTATGTGCACCGAGTAGAACCAGGCTATACATATTACAGTATTTTCCAGAGTGAATTTATTCCACGGTGCTAACAGATAAAGCGGGGGGTTATATATTCATCGATACGGGACATACATACAAACTTACAGAACACAGAGGGGCGGAGGCATGTGTTCTTCTACAAGGTCGTCACTGTGCAACGCGCACGTACGCGTACGCGCATATATGCACCTTCCTTTTGCTCACCATGCAGGGACCATGTTTATTTACGAGTAATTTAATTACTATATATGCACGTAGGCGTGCAGAGCAACGGCATGCACGTAGAGTTCGACGGAGGGCAGGCACTGGGCAGTAGCAGTACTGCCTACCGTACGTACGTACGTATGCATGGCTGCATTTTCGTCTCGATCGTGTGCTCATCAGTTGCGGACCTCCGCCGGCGCCCGGTACATGGGCTCCGGAACCTCGTCCGCGCGCGCACAGCAGCGGCAGCCATGGTGATGGAGGAGCCCGTGCCCGCAGCAGCCCCAGTGacatccgccgccgccgtagcctccGCCGCCTTTTCCGCCGTGGCCAGGgtagccgccaccgccaccgtagcctcctccgcCGCCTTTTCCGCCGTGGCCAGGgtagccgccaccgccaccgtagcctcctccgccccctgggtagccgccgccgccgtaacCTCCACCGCCTTCCCCACCTTGGCCAgggtagccgccaccgccgccgtaaCCTCCACCGCCTTCCCCACCTTGGCCAgggtagccgccaccgccgccgtagccTCCACCGCCTTCCCCACCGTGGCCAgggtagccgccaccgccgccgtagcctcctccgccgcctgggtagccgccgccgccgtaacctccaccgcctcctccgtaGCCTCCGCCTCCGCCATAGCCTCCCCCGCCGCCTCCGTGCCCGTGGTGGCCTCCGCCAAAGTGGAAGAAGTTCTCTACGCCGGCTTCATTCTCTTCCTTCTTGACCTCTACATGAACAGAAAAAAAAGGTGCATGGAAATTAGTAGCAGAATGCAGCAAAGCAAGTTTCTTAGCCTAATGACGCGTTGACGACCAATTAATTCAATTCCTGCCAGTTCAAACTGCTCCGAGGAGTTAGTGCGTTAGCTCACCAGGGTGTTCATCAGTCGAGGCGACGAGGATAGCAGCGGCTGCAAACAGGAGAGCGAACACAAGAAGACCCTTGGTGGATGCCATGCCTGGCATCCGTGATCCGTGCCTCTTCTTCAGTGCTCGCAGTGGCTACTGGCTGGCCAGTGTGATGGATGAGATACAGATTAGCATGCAGAGCAAGGGAATTTATAGAAGGAGGAGTCCGATGGAGGGCTTGGAGCCTTGGATACGATAGATAGCTCGGGATCACGAGGAGCTGTGAGCCTGTGACTGTGAACGAGCTGAGGTTGGGTCCCCATGGCCATGGCGTCGTCGTCGGCCCGTGGAGCGGTGGTGGGTGGGAGAAGGACGGCACGCATTAATGTATCGATCCCAGCAATCTAGCATGGAAATGGCTAAGCTCCGCATCGTCCCCAGGAGCACCAATGGCGCCAGCTTTCTTCCCTCTGACGCCGAGCATATTCTGGATCGGATGTCTTCTTCTGCATGTGCAGTGCGCACTGCGCGGGGTGGGTGGTGCTCGCGCGACGCGAAGATGAAGTTTGCATGCACGCACCAATCTCATTAATCAGCTCCGCTACAAGTTACACACGGACTCGCATGTGTATCCAAATCGTCCGAGCGGATTATGGATCGGATATATTCTTCTGCATCTGGAAAACAGACGTGGAGCATTGCTGAACGTTCGCACGTAAGTTATCttcgcttagagcatctccaacagaactCCCCCCAGTAAAAATGCTTTTACGAGATGCCCATACAACTTACTAACTTATTAGGGGAAGTTCATAGGTGAGGACGTGAGATGATTTCACAATACCTCTAAGGGCATGTTTGGATTGTCGTTTCCACTCAAATACCCTTGTAGAAAATATACGGACCTCCGTCGGCCGTTTCATTTCCAGCCGAAACTCCTTCGCAGCTCGGTAAATTACACCTGTAAGTTAAATACCGGTGTATTCAAATACATCCAATCCAAGCGCGCCCTAAAGATCTTCCCCTAAATTAAAGTGATATTTTGCGACAGTGGCGCCGGACAAcgggcgccggtggtcggcggcagGGGCGGCTCAATGGGTATGGCGATGACGCACTGACATGACACTTTTACGGGAAGGGCCTCTTCCCCTAAAAGTGGGTTTTGGCTCCGGCGGCGGCCGTCAGCAGGGCACCACGGTGTCGATGACCGGCAGCGGCAGCGTGGTGGTCGTCAGCAGCGAGCAGTGGGTATGGCGACGACGCGTTGACGTGGTACATGAACGGTCATCTTCCCCTAAATGCTGATCGTATTGATAAAGATCTTCAGTATTGATAAAGATTTTCATATTAGATTGATGCAAATTTGCAGACGTAAACACTTTTCGCGCGCAGAAAAGTAACAATCTCTTACAAGAACCAGTGTGAAATGAAATTGCCCATCCATCGTTTTTTACCACTGACAACAAATTTTCTTACATTCGGCCATAGATCAAACAGCAAtgctctttctcttttcttttctttttttgaaaaggGCAAAAGACAATGTTCTTGATTGCCAACGATATAACTTGCTTGCCTTTCATCTTAACTAAGATAGCCAATGCAGCCCTGGATACAGATTGCAGATGTCAAACATTCCCGTGTATGGTTAATACTGAAATTAATTGCACTGTGATCTTTCTTCCTCAACCAGAACGATGATCTCAGATCAAAATATATCAGCCACTGGGGAGATGCCAAGCCTTGACCAGTTTAACCCCTCACAAGCACAAGGCCCAATTCATTCACTAAGAATTTGCTTTGGGAGATGCCAGGGAATGTGAAAGTTGGTGCTCAAGGTTAGCGAATCAAGCAGAGAGAAACCAGCCATTAGCCCAGCACTACCTGGCCACGCAGGCATCCACTTAACTGATGGAGTAATCTGGTGAGAAACGTCTTGTCTTTTGGTACATCCTCCTGTATATGGTCGCTCCTTCGAGCTCAGCATGGATTTCCCTCTCCGTCCGTATTCCCATAGGGTTGTCCAGAAGCCAACCTTCGTTGTCACACTGAAGATCTTTATCAATACGATCAGCATTCTCAAACACATCCGAGTATCCATCAAACCTTCCTCTCATGTCTGCAGCCACATCAAGCACATCTGATTGTACAAGCACCTATCAACGAAATGAAGTGAGATGTTACCTTGCAAAAGAGTACTTGACCAGCCTTTGAA is a window encoding:
- the LOC123042109 gene encoding glycine-rich cell wall structural protein, which gives rise to MPGMASTKGLLVFALLFAAAAILVASTDEHPEVKKEENEAGVENFFHFGGGHHGHGGGGGGYGGGGGYGGGGGGYGGGGYPGGGGGYGGGGGYPGHGGEGGGGYGGGGGYPGQGGEGGGGYGGGGGYPGQGGEGGGGYGGGGYPGGGGGYGGGGGYPGHGGKGGGGGYGGGGGYPGHGGKGGGGYGGGGCHWGCCGHGLLHHHGCRCCARADEVPEPMYRAPAEVRN